From Bradyrhizobium sp. NDS-1, the proteins below share one genomic window:
- a CDS encoding thymidine phosphorylase family protein, producing the protein MHPDLPHSQLKIRRVRLDTGRENVVVVSRQSKALRAEIFRGFSRVELRQGDKVMLATLLITDDHALAAPDEIGLSEPAFRRFAQGVGTLVTVRPASPPESLEAVRAKIRGRTLSQAEIGAIIDDLAHYRYSDMEIAAFLIGSASFITSDELLALTGAMAQAGTQLVWPTPIIVDKHCIGGIPGNRTSMVVVPIVAAHGLPIPKTSSRAITSPAGTADTMEVLARVNIGVEEMKAIVSACNGCLIWGGHVNLSPADDVLISVERPLSLDTREQMVASIMSKKIAAGSTHLLIDIPVGPTAKVTSGVEAMRLRKLFEFVGDRFGRTVEVIMTDGSQPIGNGIGPVLEANDVMAVLGNDPDAPRDLREKSLRLAAHLLEYDPKLRGGAGYARARELLDSGAALKQMQKIIDAQGPSTCSSELGPISFDVKATHDGTVSAIDCLRLNRLARTAGAPLDKGAGIRLFKKIGDRVEQGEPLYRVHTFDRTEQDLVADAAAEETGYVVNGHEALQGKTAP; encoded by the coding sequence AAAGCGCTGCGCGCCGAGATCTTCCGCGGCTTCAGCCGCGTCGAGCTTCGCCAGGGCGACAAGGTCATGCTGGCGACGTTGCTGATCACGGACGACCACGCGCTGGCTGCCCCGGACGAGATCGGGCTCTCCGAGCCTGCGTTCCGACGCTTCGCGCAAGGCGTCGGCACGCTGGTCACGGTCAGGCCCGCCTCGCCTCCGGAGAGCCTGGAAGCGGTGCGCGCGAAGATCCGCGGGCGAACCTTGAGCCAGGCCGAGATCGGCGCGATCATCGACGATCTCGCACATTATCGCTACTCGGACATGGAGATCGCCGCCTTCCTGATCGGTTCGGCGAGCTTCATCACCAGCGACGAACTGCTCGCCCTGACCGGAGCGATGGCCCAGGCCGGCACGCAATTGGTGTGGCCGACCCCGATCATCGTCGACAAGCATTGCATCGGAGGCATCCCCGGCAATCGCACCTCGATGGTGGTGGTGCCGATCGTCGCCGCCCACGGCCTGCCGATCCCCAAGACGTCCTCGCGCGCCATCACCTCGCCTGCCGGCACCGCCGACACGATGGAGGTGCTGGCGCGGGTGAATATCGGCGTCGAGGAGATGAAGGCGATCGTCTCGGCCTGCAACGGCTGCCTGATCTGGGGCGGCCACGTCAACCTGTCGCCGGCCGACGACGTCCTGATCTCGGTCGAGCGTCCCCTGAGCCTCGATACCCGCGAGCAGATGGTCGCCTCGATCATGTCCAAGAAGATCGCGGCGGGTTCGACGCATCTGCTGATCGACATTCCGGTCGGGCCGACCGCGAAGGTCACCAGCGGCGTCGAGGCCATGCGGCTGCGAAAGCTGTTCGAATTCGTCGGCGACCGCTTCGGCCGCACCGTCGAGGTCATCATGACCGACGGAAGCCAGCCGATCGGCAACGGCATCGGGCCGGTGCTCGAAGCCAATGACGTCATGGCCGTGCTCGGCAACGATCCGGATGCGCCGCGCGATCTGCGCGAGAAATCGCTCCGGCTCGCCGCTCATCTGCTGGAATACGATCCGAAGCTGCGCGGCGGCGCCGGCTATGCGAGAGCGCGCGAATTGCTCGACAGCGGCGCGGCACTGAAGCAGATGCAGAAAATCATCGACGCCCAGGGTCCGTCGACATGCAGCAGCGAGCTGGGGCCGATCAGCTTCGATGTCAAGGCGACGCATGACGGCACCGTGTCCGCGATCGACTGCCTGCGTCTGAACCGCCTCGCCCGCACCGCCGGAGCACCGCTCGACAAGGGCGCCGGCATCCGCCTGTTCAAGAAGATCGGCGATCGCGTCGAGCAGGGCGAGCCGCTCTACCGGGTCCATACTTTCGATCGCACCGAGCAGGATCTGGTTGCCGATGCCGCCGCCGAGGAAACCGGGTATGTCGTCAACGGTCACGAGGCCCTGCAAGGCAAGACCGCGCCGTGA
- a CDS encoding GAF domain-containing protein: protein MTDRPNDIADENARLRSKLAIARDRQNASAEILRTIAASPSDARPVFAAIASSSKRLLDGFSATVLQFIGDELHLVAFTPTSPEADDGLKASFPRKIADFPTFALVRDGKTIQFPDSEADDVPELNRELARLRGFRSVLFMPLMNRGTPVGMISVTRAEPGAFAPDLVQLLQTFADQAVIAIENARLFNETREALERQTATADILKVMAASPSDVQPVFDAIAANANRLIGGFSTAVLRYVDGAAHLAAFTPTDPAGDRVLQASFPVPFAQFPPCQLVANGAAAQLPDTEIEPAARDIARARGYRSMLFTPLMSEGEAIGIIIATRRATGSFGDHHVRLLQTFADQAVIAIKNVSLFNATREALERQTATADILKVIAASPADVTPVFQAISDSAKALIGGHSSTVTRLIDGMLHLAAFTTDNEAGNADLLGSFPAPLSASGIHSRVAASGEYAFRSDMQNEPDLTEAMKELARTRGYRSILVVPMLRDGVAIGTIAVTRPEPGHFPDKAINLLKTFADQAVIAVENTRLFNEVQDRTRELGRSLDDLRAAQDRLIQTEKLASLGQLTAGIAHEIKNPLNFVNNFASLSAELTEELNELLAPVALADDIRGEVDELTGLLKDNLGKIVQHGRRADSIVKNMLLHSREGGGEHGLSDINGLVEESLNLAYHGARAEKPGFDVTLQRELDPAAGQAEVFPQEITRVLLNLISNGFHAVTKRKADGGAGYEPVVTVATRDRGGSVEIRIRDNGTGIADEVREKMFNPFFTTKPAGEGTGLGLSMSHDIVVKQHGGAIDVATVPGKFTEFTIVLPRKSGLSDNS from the coding sequence ATGACTGACCGTCCCAACGATATCGCCGACGAGAACGCCCGGCTGCGCAGCAAGCTCGCGATCGCGCGGGATCGTCAAAACGCCAGCGCCGAGATCCTGCGCACTATCGCGGCCTCGCCCTCCGATGCCCGGCCGGTCTTCGCGGCGATCGCGTCCAGTTCCAAGCGTTTGCTCGACGGCTTCTCCGCCACCGTGCTTCAATTCATCGGCGACGAGCTGCATCTCGTGGCGTTCACGCCGACCAGCCCGGAGGCGGATGACGGGCTCAAAGCCTCGTTCCCGCGCAAGATTGCGGACTTCCCGACCTTTGCCCTGGTGCGTGACGGAAAGACCATCCAGTTTCCGGACAGCGAAGCCGATGACGTCCCGGAGCTGAACCGCGAACTGGCGCGGCTGCGCGGTTTCCGCAGCGTGCTGTTCATGCCGCTGATGAACCGGGGCACGCCGGTCGGCATGATCAGCGTCACTCGCGCCGAGCCGGGCGCGTTCGCGCCCGATCTCGTGCAGCTGCTGCAGACCTTCGCCGACCAGGCCGTGATCGCGATCGAGAATGCACGGTTGTTCAACGAGACGCGCGAAGCGCTCGAGCGCCAGACCGCCACGGCGGACATCTTGAAAGTGATGGCGGCCTCGCCCTCCGACGTGCAGCCGGTGTTCGACGCCATCGCCGCCAACGCCAACCGGCTGATCGGCGGCTTTTCCACCGCGGTGCTGCGCTATGTCGACGGCGCCGCGCACCTCGCCGCATTCACGCCGACCGATCCGGCCGGCGACCGCGTGCTCCAGGCGTCCTTTCCGGTGCCGTTCGCGCAATTCCCGCCCTGCCAGCTCGTTGCCAATGGTGCCGCCGCGCAGCTGCCCGACACCGAGATCGAGCCCGCGGCGCGCGACATCGCGCGTGCGCGGGGCTATCGCAGCATGCTGTTCACGCCGCTAATGAGCGAGGGCGAGGCCATCGGCATCATCATCGCCACGCGCCGTGCGACGGGCTCGTTCGGCGATCATCACGTGCGGCTGCTGCAGACCTTCGCAGATCAGGCGGTGATCGCGATCAAGAATGTCAGCCTGTTCAACGCAACCAGGGAAGCGCTGGAACGCCAGACCGCGACCGCCGACATCCTCAAGGTGATCGCGGCCTCGCCCGCAGACGTCACCCCGGTATTCCAGGCGATCTCCGACAGCGCCAAGGCGCTGATCGGCGGGCACTCCTCCACCGTCACCCGCCTCATCGACGGTATGCTGCATCTGGCCGCCTTCACCACCGACAATGAGGCCGGCAACGCCGATCTGCTCGGCTCCTTCCCGGCGCCGCTATCGGCGTCAGGCATTCACAGCCGGGTGGCGGCGAGCGGAGAATATGCCTTCCGCAGCGACATGCAGAACGAACCCGACCTCACCGAGGCCATGAAGGAGCTGGCGCGGACGCGAGGCTATCGCAGCATCCTCGTGGTGCCGATGCTGCGCGACGGCGTTGCGATCGGCACCATTGCCGTGACGCGGCCGGAGCCCGGTCACTTTCCGGACAAGGCGATCAACCTGCTCAAGACCTTCGCCGACCAGGCCGTGATCGCGGTCGAGAACACGCGCCTGTTCAACGAGGTGCAGGACCGCACGCGGGAGCTTGGCCGATCGCTGGACGATCTGCGCGCCGCGCAAGATCGCCTGATCCAGACCGAGAAGCTGGCATCGCTCGGCCAGCTCACCGCCGGCATCGCGCACGAGATCAAGAACCCGCTCAACTTCGTCAACAATTTCGCCTCGCTCTCCGCCGAATTGACCGAGGAACTGAACGAGCTGCTCGCACCCGTCGCCCTCGCGGACGATATCCGCGGCGAAGTCGACGAGCTCACGGGGCTCCTGAAGGACAATCTCGGAAAGATCGTGCAGCACGGACGGCGCGCCGATTCCATCGTCAAGAACATGCTGCTGCATTCGCGCGAGGGCGGCGGCGAGCACGGGCTGAGCGACATCAACGGGCTGGTGGAAGAGAGCCTCAATCTCGCCTATCACGGCGCCCGGGCCGAGAAGCCGGGATTCGACGTGACGTTGCAGCGAGAGCTCGATCCGGCGGCCGGGCAAGCCGAGGTGTTTCCGCAGGAAATCACCCGGGTGCTGCTGAACCTGATCTCGAACGGCTTTCATGCGGTCACCAAGCGCAAGGCCGACGGCGGCGCCGGTTACGAGCCGGTGGTGACCGTAGCAACCCGCGACCGCGGCGGTAGCGTGGAGATCCGCATCCGCGACAACGGCACGGGCATTGCCGACGAGGTCAGGGAAAAGATGTTCAATCCGTTCTTCACCACCAAGCCGGCCGGCGAAGGCACCGGCCTCGGACTGTCGATGAGCCACGACATCGTGGTGAAGCAGCACGGCGGCGCGATCGACGTCGCGACGGTGCCCGGCAAGTTTACCGAATTCACGATCGTGCTGCCGCGCAAGAGCGGTCTGTCAGACAACAGCTGA
- a CDS encoding (2Fe-2S)-binding protein: protein MIELTVNGTKHRVDVVPEMPLLWVLRDELGITSAKYGCGVAQCGACTVHIDGKAVRSCQSHIGEVAGKSVVTLEGLGNKDHHPVLQAWIEHQVPQCGYCQTGQIMQAITLLTKIPKPTDEQIDQVMSGNLCRCGTYPRIRAAIHAAAAKKMAEK, encoded by the coding sequence ATGATTGAGCTCACCGTCAACGGAACCAAGCACCGTGTCGACGTCGTTCCCGAGATGCCCTTGTTGTGGGTGTTGCGCGACGAGCTCGGCATCACCAGCGCAAAATACGGTTGCGGGGTCGCGCAATGCGGCGCCTGCACCGTTCACATCGACGGCAAGGCGGTGCGGTCCTGTCAGTCGCATATCGGCGAGGTCGCCGGCAAATCGGTCGTCACACTCGAAGGTCTCGGCAACAAGGACCACCACCCTGTGTTGCAGGCCTGGATCGAGCATCAGGTTCCGCAATGCGGCTACTGCCAGACCGGCCAGATCATGCAGGCGATCACGCTGCTCACCAAGATCCCCAAACCGACGGACGAGCAGATCGATCAGGTGATGTCGGGAAATCTCTGCCGCTGCGGCACCTATCCGCGCATCCGCGCGGCGATCCATGCGGCCGCGGCCAAGAAAATGGCGGAGAAGTGA
- a CDS encoding thiamine pyrophosphate-requiring protein codes for MKLGTAIAEIMKREGIEILCGYPVNHLIEHAAKAEIRPVMVRQERVGIHMADAISRVTSGRSIGAFCMQHGPGAENAMGGVAQCFGESVPVLVLPMGYQRRLAHIEPNFNSSEAMKPFAKSSEPIILAAEVANIFRRAFTKLKNGRGGPVIVEIPSDMWNEEVPEPLDYTPVLRTRYGADPVHVKEAASLLVNAKRPVIYAGQGVHYAQAWPQLKRLAERLAIPVTTSLGGKSSFPETHPLSLGSGGLAVPRAVPKFLSQADVVFGIGCSFTETNFGIAMPKGKTIIHSTLDPNHLNKDVEAKIGLVGDAGLVLDALLEEIGKTVTADRDASAVAAEIAASHKEWLAKWMPKLTSNDAPLSPYRVLWDLQHTVDIENTIITHDAGSPRDQLSPFWKSVKPLTYLGWGKTTQLGYGLGLAMGAKLARPDKLCINVWGDAAIGFTGMDFETAVRERIPIMSILLNNFSMAIELKVMPISTEKYRSTDISGDYAAMARAFGGYGERVTRPEDIIPAIRRGIQKTQEGVPVLLEFITSKETEVSRPGT; via the coding sequence ATGAAGCTCGGCACCGCCATTGCGGAAATCATGAAGCGCGAGGGGATCGAGATCCTCTGCGGCTATCCCGTCAACCATCTGATCGAGCATGCGGCCAAGGCCGAGATCCGCCCCGTGATGGTGCGGCAGGAGCGCGTCGGCATCCACATGGCGGATGCGATCTCGCGGGTGACGTCGGGCCGCAGCATCGGCGCGTTCTGCATGCAGCATGGGCCGGGCGCCGAGAACGCGATGGGCGGCGTCGCGCAGTGCTTTGGCGAATCCGTGCCGGTGCTGGTGCTGCCGATGGGCTATCAGCGCAGGCTGGCGCATATCGAGCCGAACTTCAATTCCAGCGAGGCGATGAAGCCGTTCGCGAAATCGTCGGAGCCGATCATCCTCGCCGCGGAAGTCGCCAACATCTTCCGCCGCGCCTTCACCAAGCTGAAGAACGGCCGCGGCGGGCCGGTGATCGTCGAGATCCCCTCCGACATGTGGAACGAGGAGGTGCCGGAGCCGCTCGACTACACGCCGGTGCTGCGCACCCGCTACGGCGCCGATCCGGTCCACGTGAAGGAAGCCGCGAGCCTGCTCGTGAATGCAAAACGGCCTGTGATCTATGCGGGCCAGGGCGTGCACTACGCGCAGGCCTGGCCGCAGTTGAAGCGGCTGGCCGAGCGGCTGGCGATCCCCGTCACCACCAGCCTAGGGGGCAAATCATCGTTCCCGGAAACGCACCCGCTCTCGCTCGGCTCGGGTGGGCTTGCGGTGCCGCGCGCGGTGCCGAAGTTTCTGAGCCAGGCCGATGTCGTCTTCGGCATCGGCTGCTCCTTCACCGAGACCAATTTCGGCATCGCGATGCCGAAGGGCAAGACCATCATCCATTCCACACTCGACCCCAATCATCTCAACAAGGACGTGGAAGCCAAGATCGGCCTCGTCGGTGACGCCGGCCTCGTGCTCGACGCGCTGCTCGAGGAGATCGGCAAGACCGTCACCGCGGATCGCGATGCTTCCGCCGTCGCGGCCGAGATCGCGGCCTCGCACAAGGAATGGCTTGCGAAATGGATGCCAAAGCTCACCAGCAACGACGCGCCGCTCAGCCCCTATCGCGTGCTGTGGGATTTGCAGCACACCGTCGACATCGAGAACACCATCATCACCCATGATGCCGGCAGTCCGCGCGACCAGCTCTCGCCGTTCTGGAAGTCGGTCAAACCCCTCACTTATCTCGGCTGGGGCAAGACGACGCAGCTCGGCTACGGCCTTGGGCTGGCCATGGGCGCCAAGCTCGCAAGGCCCGACAAGCTCTGCATCAACGTCTGGGGCGATGCGGCGATTGGCTTCACCGGCATGGATTTCGAGACCGCGGTGCGCGAGCGCATCCCGATCATGTCGATCCTGCTCAATAATTTCTCGATGGCGATCGAACTGAAGGTGATGCCGATCTCGACTGAAAAATATCGCTCGACCGACATCTCCGGCGACTATGCCGCAATGGCGCGCGCCTTTGGCGGCTATGGCGAGCGGGTGACGCGGCCGGAGGACATCATCCCCGCGATCAGGCGCGGCATCCAGAAGACGCAGGAAGGCGTGCCGGTGCTGCTGGAGTTCATCACCAGCAAGGAGACGGAGGTGTCGCGGCCGGGGACGTGA
- a CDS encoding xanthine dehydrogenase family protein molybdopterin-binding subunit, translating into MGRMQDLSRRAFVFGSAALAGGIAFGSYSGAEAAAPAAGDNPLTAGLGPNSVTFNPWVEISPDKITLIAQHADIGQGVGSVQPIMIAEEMDLDPGQFEVRFAGPSPAYFNTGFKEELAPFLASDQSPAAEAGRAAALEGLRKSGLQMTGGSSTISDTYEKLRKAGAVARETLKAAAAKRSGVAVADIRTRSGHVILPDGKKIPYVELAADAAKIPPVLDAQTRDPSTWRMIGKPMMRLDVRSKVMGELKFGIDMKMDGMLYASVKLNPNKGQPLKSYDARKALAMPGVKKVLELRNGVAAIATNSWYAMKAADAIVCEWAPSTYPAEQADHWKVLESSFKPEFLGKEWRTIGDVEAGLKTGTRIEAEYRAPYVAHQPLEPLNGIGLVTDKGMEIWVGHQSPQFVQHVAATAIGLKPEQVTFHNQWTGGSFGHRLEYENVRVLAEIANQMRGTPIKLVFSREEDFLQDIPRQIAIARHRGSIDKGKIVAADLQLASTAPLKGLLERSGAPSKDPDAQLAAGLWNVSYDIPNFRATTYEAQGLSPSTTWRSVGASTAGFFTESFIDELIHAAGLDPMKARIEMCAVPHYRKLLETLAEMSDWKGPLGNGRGRGVALVESFGTPVAEVVEVTKTDRGIRIDKVWVAVDVGKVIDPVNFENQVQGGVVWGLGHAINCELTYAKGAVQQTNYNHHEAMRIYQCPVIEVRGLENEPKVRGVGEPPVPPAAPALANAIFAATGLRIREMPFNKFIDFV; encoded by the coding sequence ATGGGTCGTATGCAGGACCTTTCGCGCCGCGCGTTTGTCTTCGGCTCCGCCGCGCTGGCGGGCGGAATCGCCTTCGGCTCCTATAGCGGTGCTGAAGCGGCCGCACCGGCCGCCGGCGACAATCCCTTGACCGCCGGCCTCGGGCCGAATTCCGTGACGTTCAATCCCTGGGTCGAAATCAGCCCGGACAAGATCACGCTGATCGCCCAGCATGCCGACATCGGGCAGGGCGTCGGCTCGGTGCAGCCGATCATGATAGCCGAGGAGATGGACCTCGATCCCGGCCAGTTTGAAGTTCGCTTCGCCGGCCCGAGTCCCGCCTATTTCAACACCGGGTTCAAGGAGGAACTGGCGCCTTTCCTCGCCTCGGATCAGAGCCCCGCAGCCGAAGCGGGGCGCGCCGCGGCGCTTGAGGGTCTTCGAAAGTCCGGCCTGCAGATGACGGGCGGCTCGAGCACCATCTCCGACACCTACGAGAAGCTGCGCAAGGCCGGCGCCGTAGCGCGCGAAACGTTGAAGGCCGCTGCCGCCAAACGTTCGGGCGTCGCGGTGGCCGACATCCGCACCCGATCCGGGCACGTGATCCTCCCCGACGGCAAGAAGATTCCCTATGTCGAGCTCGCGGCGGACGCCGCGAAGATCCCCCCGGTGCTCGATGCGCAGACGCGCGATCCCTCCACCTGGCGCATGATCGGCAAGCCGATGATGCGCCTCGACGTGCGTTCGAAGGTGATGGGCGAGCTGAAGTTCGGCATCGACATGAAAATGGACGGCATGCTGTATGCCTCCGTCAAGCTGAACCCCAACAAGGGGCAGCCGCTGAAATCCTACGATGCGCGCAAGGCGCTTGCGATGCCGGGGGTCAAGAAGGTCCTCGAGCTCAGGAACGGCGTCGCGGCGATCGCGACGAACAGCTGGTACGCAATGAAGGCGGCCGACGCCATCGTTTGCGAGTGGGCGCCCTCGACCTATCCCGCAGAGCAGGCGGACCACTGGAAGGTTCTGGAATCGTCTTTCAAGCCGGAGTTCCTGGGCAAGGAATGGCGCACGATCGGCGATGTCGAAGCCGGCCTGAAGACGGGAACGCGCATCGAGGCCGAGTATCGCGCGCCCTATGTCGCCCATCAGCCGCTCGAGCCGCTCAACGGTATCGGCCTCGTCACCGATAAGGGGATGGAGATCTGGGTCGGACACCAGAGCCCCCAATTCGTGCAGCATGTCGCGGCGACCGCGATCGGCCTGAAGCCGGAACAGGTCACCTTCCACAATCAGTGGACCGGTGGGAGTTTTGGCCACCGTCTCGAATACGAGAACGTCCGTGTGCTTGCCGAGATCGCAAACCAGATGCGCGGCACGCCGATCAAGCTGGTGTTCTCGCGCGAGGAGGATTTCCTCCAGGACATTCCGCGGCAGATTGCCATCGCTCGGCACAGAGGCAGCATCGACAAGGGCAAGATCGTCGCGGCCGATTTGCAGCTGGCCTCGACGGCGCCGCTCAAGGGGCTGCTCGAACGTTCGGGCGCCCCCTCGAAGGATCCCGACGCGCAATTGGCGGCCGGCCTCTGGAACGTCTCCTACGACATCCCGAATTTCCGGGCCACGACTTACGAGGCGCAGGGACTGTCGCCGAGCACCACATGGCGGTCGGTCGGCGCTTCGACGGCCGGCTTCTTCACCGAGAGCTTCATCGACGAATTGATCCATGCGGCGGGGCTCGATCCGATGAAGGCGCGGATCGAGATGTGCGCCGTGCCACACTACCGCAAGCTGCTGGAGACGCTCGCGGAGATGTCGGACTGGAAGGGACCGCTCGGCAACGGCAGGGGCCGGGGCGTTGCCTTGGTCGAGTCCTTCGGCACACCGGTCGCCGAAGTCGTCGAGGTCACCAAAACCGACCGGGGCATCAGGATCGACAAGGTCTGGGTCGCGGTCGACGTCGGCAAGGTGATCGATCCCGTCAATTTCGAGAACCAGGTACAGGGCGGGGTGGTCTGGGGCCTCGGCCACGCCATCAACTGCGAGCTCACTTACGCGAAGGGCGCGGTGCAGCAGACCAATTACAACCACCACGAGGCCATGCGCATCTATCAATGCCCGGTGATCGAGGTTCGCGGGCTCGAGAACGAGCCCAAGGTGAGGGGAGTCGGAGAGCCGCCCGTTCCGCCGGCCGCGCCCGCGCTCGCCAACGCGATCTTCGCTGCGACCGGGCTGCGCATCCGCGAAATGCCCTTCAACAAGTTCATCGATTTCGTGTGA
- a CDS encoding ribose-phosphate pyrophosphokinase, with translation MSTIALQTLPGGSDAAKRLAARLGLSCSEIAVHRFPDGELRVAVAPPTDTILLYAPLDQPNDKLIALLFAAEALRRGGAKRLVLIAPYLCYMRQDAAFHAGEAISQRAMGGLLATIVDRIVTVDAHLHRTPDIASVFPGIEAENLSAMPAIANALARGGGIHPATIVIGPDMESEPWVNDVASRLGLQHTVARKTRHGDRSVAISFADPGLLAGRPALMVDDIVSSGTTLMAAAKALTAMGATAVDAIVTHALFPAGMIAAFAEAGIRSVRSTDSVPHPTNAIALDEILAATLRSELPTAHLPETTT, from the coding sequence GTGAGCACGATCGCGCTCCAGACACTGCCCGGCGGCAGCGATGCGGCGAAGCGGCTTGCGGCGCGGCTCGGGCTTTCCTGCAGCGAGATCGCCGTGCATCGCTTTCCGGACGGCGAGCTGCGCGTGGCCGTCGCGCCGCCGACCGACACCATCCTCCTCTATGCCCCGCTCGATCAACCCAATGACAAGCTGATCGCCCTGCTGTTTGCCGCGGAGGCCCTGCGACGCGGTGGCGCCAAGCGGCTGGTGCTGATCGCGCCCTATCTCTGCTACATGCGGCAGGATGCAGCATTCCATGCGGGCGAGGCCATCAGCCAGCGTGCCATGGGCGGTCTGCTTGCAACGATCGTCGACCGAATCGTCACCGTGGATGCGCACCTGCATCGCACCCCCGACATCGCGTCCGTTTTTCCAGGCATCGAAGCCGAGAACCTGTCCGCCATGCCGGCGATCGCGAACGCACTGGCGAGGGGCGGCGGCATCCATCCCGCGACGATCGTGATCGGACCCGACATGGAGTCCGAGCCCTGGGTCAACGACGTCGCGAGCCGGCTCGGATTGCAGCACACGGTGGCGCGAAAGACGCGGCACGGCGATCGTTCCGTAGCGATCAGTTTCGCCGATCCCGGCCTGCTCGCGGGACGGCCGGCGCTCATGGTGGATGACATCGTCTCCTCCGGGACGACGCTGATGGCCGCGGCGAAGGCCCTGACGGCGATGGGCGCGACCGCCGTCGATGCGATCGTGACGCACGCGCTTTTTCCAGCCGGGATGATCGCCGCATTCGCCGAGGCCGGCATCCGGTCGGTTCGCTCGACCGACAGCGTGCCGCATCCGACCAATGCGATCGCGCTCGACGAGATTCTCGCGGCCACCCTGCGGTCCGAACTGCCGACGGCACATCTTCCGGAGACGACGACATGA
- a CDS encoding MBL fold metallo-hydrolase: MSITVRFCGAARTVTGSSYLFQTAGGRFLVDCGLFQGQKTLKELNYGAFPFRPANIDAVLLTHAHIDHSGLLPKLVRAGFEGPILATRGTIDLCSYMLPDAGSIQESEVTQLNRRNASRGRKQVAPIYTQADAIASLQSFRAVEYETWTDVIPGVRARYWNAGHLLGSASIELEIAEQGSTRPLRVLLSGDVGPEAKLLQPDPEAPTDFDYVISESTYGDRVREATTPALRRKHLAAEVRDAAAAGGALLMPAFAVERTQELIVDLVDLMEHGEIPTAPIFLDSPLAIRATEVFRRHAESLDPSVDASRLLNSPHLKFTETADESKAIMRLSGFHIIIAASGMCDAGRIRHHLKRWLWNERATVLLAGFQANGTLGRFLQNGAKAVRIQGDEIKVAARIRMIDEYSGHADGAGIAGWIAARRPIARGLFLVHGEEAAIAGLAERVAERIIPAARVYQPMLDDIYELAAPEPRVRDVDHRRRLAPEAVTRLDWHNEMSELMLDINDRIGAAADDRARGVIIRRLHRALEETT; encoded by the coding sequence ATGAGCATCACCGTTCGATTTTGCGGCGCCGCCCGCACCGTGACCGGTTCGAGCTATCTGTTTCAGACCGCAGGCGGTCGCTTCCTGGTCGATTGCGGCCTGTTCCAGGGCCAGAAGACGCTGAAGGAGCTCAACTACGGCGCCTTTCCGTTCCGCCCCGCCAATATCGATGCCGTGCTGCTCACGCACGCCCATATCGACCACAGCGGTCTGCTGCCGAAACTCGTGCGCGCGGGATTCGAGGGACCGATCCTAGCGACGCGCGGCACGATCGACCTCTGCTCCTACATGCTGCCCGACGCCGGCAGCATCCAGGAATCGGAAGTCACGCAGCTCAACCGGCGCAACGCCTCGCGCGGTCGCAAGCAGGTCGCGCCGATCTACACGCAGGCCGACGCGATCGCATCGCTGCAATCGTTTCGCGCAGTCGAATATGAAACCTGGACCGACGTGATCCCGGGCGTCCGCGCACGCTATTGGAACGCCGGCCATCTGCTCGGCTCGGCCTCGATCGAGCTCGAAATCGCCGAGCAGGGTTCGACGCGTCCGCTGCGCGTGCTGCTCTCCGGCGACGTCGGGCCGGAGGCCAAGCTGCTCCAGCCCGATCCCGAAGCGCCGACCGATTTCGACTATGTCATCTCGGAATCGACCTATGGCGACCGGGTGCGCGAGGCCACGACGCCTGCGCTCCGCCGCAAGCACCTCGCGGCCGAGGTGCGCGATGCCGCGGCGGCCGGCGGCGCGCTGTTGATGCCCGCTTTCGCGGTCGAGCGCACCCAGGAACTGATCGTCGATCTCGTCGACCTGATGGAGCATGGCGAGATTCCAACGGCACCGATCTTCCTCGACTCTCCGCTCGCGATCCGCGCCACCGAAGTGTTCCGCCGCCATGCGGAGAGCCTCGACCCCTCCGTCGATGCCAGCCGGCTGCTCAACTCGCCGCATCTCAAGTTCACCGAGACCGCGGACGAGAGCAAGGCGATCATGCGTCTGTCCGGATTCCATATCATCATCGCCGCGAGCGGCATGTGCGATGCCGGCCGTATCCGCCATCATCTGAAGCGCTGGCTGTGGAACGAGCGCGCGACCGTGCTGCTCGCCGGCTTCCAGGCCAACGGCACGCTCGGCCGCTTCCTCCAGAACGGGGCCAAGGCCGTGCGGATCCAGGGCGACGAGATCAAGGTCGCGGCCCGCATCCGCATGATCGACGAATATTCGGGCCATGCCGACGGCGCCGGCATCGCCGGCTGGATCGCGGCACGACGGCCGATCGCCCGCGGGCTGTTCCTGGTCCATGGCGAGGAAGCAGCGATCGCGGGCCTCGCCGAACGCGTCGCCGAGCGCATCATTCCGGCGGCGAGGGTCTACCAGCCGATGCTGGACGACATCTACGAACTCGCCGCACCCGAACCGCGCGTGCGCGACGTCGATCATCGCCGGCGGCTCGCGCCGGAGGCCGTGACCCGTCTCGACTGGCACAACGAAATGTCGGAACTCATGCTGGACATCAACGACCGGATTGGGGCCGCCGCCGACGACCGCGCCCGCGGCGTGATCATCCGACGGCTGCACCGCGCGCTGGAGGAGACGACGTAG